From one Tachysurus vachellii isolate PV-2020 chromosome 23, HZAU_Pvac_v1, whole genome shotgun sequence genomic stretch:
- the znf507 gene encoding zinc finger protein 507 produces the protein MEDSSGVAIVVPCSRDRQDVFTPDSHIHDMEEEQEQHKQAADSLIQVIEKLSKIVEKRPRQCTLSGKKRPSMTCASVMVADSREGNRGVSPSKRTREHREDCQDLSCAPVPITEQDTINRNAPMVTCYQCSLCRFLSPTLNALKEHMKQHDEQHNDLILMCSECCFTSNHQKDLEAHVRLHFEDGDYTERSPAEQQTGSVKRNLQGRIGYSTVKSEPELEKMPRTPKKWYRYEQGRYHCLICSYECGQQRNLKTHAWKHAGLVDCSYPIFEDDADQHEAHPLYTLTSHPSLALCKKREDVVVLAPFGEQAQVLRSARSIQLELCASASVKYEGDAVSERVEELKNPMQSVFSVEGALSEEPIREVQVTPEAQMELELETENQQMSTDSLLSSVQKIISSSGNSAGHVNVIVERLPCSEEPVTSQPLLLSPEASGYKTLLASQEVGTERQSHPLFCEEQVLIDWNGSDEHQEIESQETGPPPEDSVPPVRRRTHSECLRLHSLAAEALVAMPLRAPELSKSTVKGTSSVISDTGQKIIDLSTASAVSNAKVPSAELVAEMPGSTTLLNLSHGSREGIMLEGPSKAGISISLLTVIERLRERADQNASDEDVLRELQDNPQLLNGTMATGEVDVADDSSTPEADLVEYIAGSDRPYRCRLCLYSSGNKGYVKQHLRVHRQRHPYQCPICKHIALDSSDLESHMIHHRKSRMYQCKHCPEIFHYKSQLRDHERAHQGISDTAAALTPVGETKANVDESMMTEEDCFSEQKVYKCDMCDYTSSTYVGVRNHRRIHSSDKPYRCCSCDFATTNMNSLKSHMKRHPQEHQAVQLLEQYRCSLCGYVCSHPPSLKSHMWKHAGDQNYNYEQVNRAINEAMSQSSRSPVVPSKSGLDPSADRSYIILNQKEKTSRPSAQRASGLPVRKGGTGVPNAALEYCMLLFCCPVCSFESTSKEQLMEHMKEHDFISIILSKEQQGR, from the exons ATGGAGGACAGCAGTGGTGTTGCCATCGTAGTCCCTTGTTCCAGGGATCGTCAGGATGTCTTCACCCCTGATTCACACATTCATGATATGGAAGAAGAGCAGGAGCAGCACAAGCAAGCTGCAGATTCTCTCATCCAGGTGATCGAGAAGCTGAGTAAGATAGTGGAGAAAAGGCCAAGGCAATGCACCCTCTCAGGGAAAAAGCGTCCTTCCATGACCTGTGCCTCAGTAATGGTGGCGGATAGCAGAGAAGGCAACAGGGGGGTTTCACCATCCAAAAGAACCAGGGAGCATAGAGAGGACTGCCAGGATCTTAGTTGTGCCCCAGtgccaatcacagagcaggacACGATTAACAGAAATGCCCCCATGGTTACGTGCTACCAGTGCAGCCTGTGTCGCTTTCTTTCCCCCACGTTAAATGCTTTGAAAGAGCACATGAAGCAGCATGATGAGCAGCACAATGACCTTATTCTCATGTGCTCAGAGTGTTGTTTTACTTCCAACCATCAGAAGGACCTGGAGGCGCATGTCAGGCTCCACTTTGAGGATGGTGACTACACCGAGAGATCCCCTGCAGAGCAGCAGACCGGGTCAGTAAAAAGAAATCTGCAGGGTAGGATAGGATACTCTACCGTGAAATCTGAGCCTGAATTGGAGAAAATGCCAAGAACCCCCAAGAAGTGGTACAGGTACGAGCAAGGTCGGTATCACTGCTTGATTTGCAGTTATGAATGCGGGCAGCAGCGCAATTTAAAAACACATGCATGGAAACATGCTGGCTTGGTCGATTGCTCATACCCTATATTCGAAGATGATGCTGATCAGCATGAGGCTCACCCTTTATATACTCTGACCAGCCATCCATCCTTAGCGCTGTGTAAAAAGCGTGAGGATGTTGTGGTTCTTGCACCTTTTGGAGAACAAGCTCAGGTTCTGCGCAGTGCTCGTTCCATTCAGTTGGAATTGTGTGCATCAGCAAGTGTGAAATACGAGGGTGATGCGGTGTCAGAGAGAGTGGAGGAACTTAAAAACCCTATGCAGAGCGTTTTCTCTGTCGAAGGAGCTCTGTCAGAGGAGCCGATAAGGGAGGTTCAAGTGACTCCTGAGGCTCAAATGGAGCTGGAGTTGGAGACGGAAAACCAGCAGATGAGCACTGACAGCTTGTTGTCTTCAGTACAGAAGATCATCAGCTCCAGTGGCAACAGTGCTGGTCATGTCAACGTCATTGTGGAGAGGCTGCCCTGCTCTGAAGAACCTGTAACCAGCCAGCCTCTGCTCCTCAGCCCAGAGGCGTCTGGATACAAGACCTTACTAGCTTCCCAGGAAGTGGGAACCGAGAGACAATCTCACCCCTTGTTTTGTGAGGAGCAGGTTCTGATTGACTGGAATGGTAGCGATGAGCATCAGGAAATCGAGAGTCAGGAGACTGGTCCACCTCCAGAGGACAGTGTGCCTCCAGTTCGTAGAAGGACTCACTCAGAGTGCTTGCGATTGCACTCTTTGGCAGCTGAAGCCCTTGTGGCTATGCCGTTGAGAGCTCCAGAGTTGAGCAAGTCGACTGTTAAGGGTACTTCGAGTGTTATTTCTGACACAGGCCAGAAAATAATTGATTTGTCTACTGCTTCTGCTGTATCTAATGCAAAGGTACCTTCAGCAGAGCTGGTGGCTGAGATGCCAGGGTCAACCACCCTTTTGAACCTCAGCCACGGTTCCAGGGAAGGAATAATGTTGGAAGGACCTTCGAAAGCTGGAATCAGCATCTCTTTACTGACTGTTATTGAACGACTACGAGAAAGGGCTGATCAGAATGCCTCTGATGAAGACGTTCTGAGGGAGCTACAGGACAATCCACAGCTTCTGAATGGCACTATGGCTACGGGAGAGGTGGATGTGGCAGATGATTCATCGACCCCAGAAGCCGATCTGGTGGAGTACATTGCAGGGAGTGACAGACCCTACCGCTGCCGTCTCTGCCTTTACAGCAGTGGAAACAAGGGCTATGTCAAGCAGCACCTCCGTGTTCACAGGCAGAGGCATCCTTACCAATGCCCAATTTGCAAACACATTGCCTTAGACAGCAGCGATCTGGAGAGCCATATGATCCACCACCGCAAGAGCCGCATGTACCAGTGCAAGCACTGCCCAGAGATTTTCCACTATAAG AGTCAGCTAAGAGACCACGAGAGAGCGCATCAAGGGATAAGCGACACCGCAGCGGCCCTCACACCTGTCGGCGAAACCAAAGCGAACGTAGACGAGTCCATGATGACTGAAGAGG ATTGTTTCAGTGAACAGAAGGTGTATAAATGTGACATGTGCGATTATACCAGCTCTACCTACGTCGGAGTGCGGAATCATCGCAGGATACACAGCTCTGACAAGCCCTACAG GTGCTGCAGCTGTGACTTCGCCACCACCAACATGAACAGCCTGAAGAGCCACATGAAGAGACACCCACAGGAGCACCAGGCTGTGCAGCTGCTTGAGCAGTACAG GTGCTCTCTCTGTGGATACGTGTGCAGTCATCCTCCGTCCCTCAAGTCTCACATGTGGAAACACGCCGGGGATCAGAACTATAACTACGAACAAGTGAACAGGGCCATCAACGAGGccatgtctcaaagcagcag GTCTCCAGTCGTGCCTTCAAAATCAGGCCTGGATCCATCTGCAGACAGGTCATATATCATCCTGAACCAGAAGGAGAAGACGTCTCGTCCTTCAGCCCAGAGAGCGTCGGGGTTACCGGTGAGGAAAGGAGGCACCGGGGTTCCAAATGCAGCCCTGGAGTACTGCATGCTGCTCTTCTGCTGCCCGGTCTGCAGCTTCGAGTCCACCAGTAAAGAACAGCTGATGGAGCACATGAAGGAGCACGACTTCATCAGCATCATACTTAGCAAGGAGCAGCAGGGAAGATAG